The DNA region aagagcctcttatgctttgcctccctccctctctgtaactttttcccctttcccctcccccatggtcttctgttaggtttctcaagatccacatataagtgaaaacatatggtatcgttctctgactgactaatttcacttagcgtaataccctccagttccatccatgttgctgcaaatggcaagatttcattctttctcattgccaagtagtattattccattgtatatataaaccacatctttatccattcaccagttgatggacatttaggctttttccataatttggctattgttgagagtgctgctataaacattggggtacatgtgccctatgcatcagcactcatgtatcctttgggtaaattcctagcagtgctattgctgggtcatagggcagctctgtttttaattttctgaggaacctccacataaGGAGCTTTTCCTGATAAGCAGTCCCCAATGGGGAGGTAGAACGCAAAGAGAAGACAAACTCTCTTGGGACCCTATCTACCCTCCTTTGGTGGAACAGTGGGGCCAAAGATGCTGGGTAAGATAGTCATCTTTTCCTGTATTTCTCCAATAAAAAATGCTTACTTCGTTTCCAGTCTTCCATTTACTCATGGTGAATGTTACATTCCAGATCCCCAAGCAAGGCATCTCCACCCTAGTTATGTTCTTACTTCATATTTGCCTACTAcccagttctctctcttcctctgtttctggGCTCCCAAGAACCGCAGTACATTCATGATAGTGTGCTTTGGGAGCTAATTAGATTAATAACCACCATTTATTTTGCCCTTAGTCTATGCTAAGTATTTTACACCCATTCTTTAGTTTAATCTTCGTAACAGTCTTATTAGGTTAGAACCATTATTGCTTCcattatataaatgaagaaactgaggccagcaGAGCCCGAGGGCAACAACTAACAAATTGCGGAGCAGGATTCACGCTCCAGTGTGACTAATTTCTAACCAATACTCCTACAGTACCTGGGGCTGGTAGTTAGATATTTTAGGTCTTATCTATCCAACTAGAtgacagcctgcttaggataagAATTTGCCTCTaggggctggctcagtcagtggagcaagtgactcttgacctcagggttgtaaatttaagccccatgttgggcacagagataacttttaaaaaaagaatttgctgcaggatccctgggtggctctgtcggttaagcatctgatgcctgatttgggctcaggtcatgatcccactgttcaTGGAATCCAGCCTCAAGTCCGgctcatgctgagcatggagactgcttgagattctctctccctctctctctgcccctcccctgctcattctctctctctctctctctctgtccctacccctctctcaaaataaataaacacttaaaataaacatgtttctttaaaaagaaaaaagaacctgcTTCTAAATGGCTTAATAAAACAATAGTCACTACTTACTGAGCATctcctatttatttatgattttccctaatttacagattaggaaaccaaggctcaaatAGATTGATTAATTTGGCCAGTGTTGGAAACAGGACAAGAATCCTGACTTAGACATCCCAGTACCTACCCAAAGATGACAGCCAATAATATTTGTAGCTGATAGTTGGGAAGCAAAGGGCTATCTACATTCACTCAAACCCTGGTTATCTTCAGCTGGCATGACATTCAAGCAATGACAGTGAATATGGGGGAGAGGGAATTGTTCGAGAGGTGCCCATCTCTTCCTTCCAGctgtgtgaaaataaaaatttaaggctCACAATATGCAGACCCCAAAGGGTTATTGTGGAACTTCGGGGTTCGAGCACCAAACGTAGGCTACTATGAACAAAGTCCCTCTTTGGGACTTTTGTGGTCAATGATACAGATGATGTTAACACTCAtggaatgttttctaatttttttttaagtttatttatttatttatttatttattttgagagaaagagagagagagtgtgagcaggggaggggcagcgagagcgagggagacatagaatcccaagcaggttctacactgtcagcatggaacccccatgtggggctccaactcacaaactccGAGGTCATGaggtgagctgaaaccaagagtccagcacttaagggactgagccacccaggtgcccgccatGGAATGCTTTCTATGTGCCGGGCACCGTTCTTTGTGCTATACAAGGATGAATTCATTGACTTTCCAGGTAAGGGCTATTATCATTCCACAtaacatgtgaggaaactgaagcacaacaAGATTAAAGGATTTGCCCAAAGCCCCCAACTAGCAAGTGATGGCTTTTGGGACATCTGGCAGTGTGATTTTGGCGCTCTAGCATCTCCTAACAACAGAGCAAGAGTCACTGGGTCCagcacaaaagcagacaaaacTCTAAGGAAAAACCAAAAATTCTTGCCGGCTAAACAGAAAATTTAGTTTCTaagtgcctgcctgcctgccagcaCGTCTTCATCCccaactttctcctttctccacccaCTCCTCCTGGAAAAAGAAGACTGTGAACCCAGAAAGTAGGGGAAAGGTCGCAGCTGGGATTTGGCTCCTCCCTTCCTGCTTTTTCACTAAAAGGCAGAGCACGGCAGAGCTCCCGGGTTCTCCCGCATCCAGCCTCGGCACATGATCCTGGCACGTGGAACCACCAGTCCTACAGCTCCGTGGACCAGCCTAGACTCACCTGCCCCGGCGCTTTGGcccactgccctcctcctcctccccaggaggAAAGCAAGGAAACCACTGGCAGCCTTCTTGCCTGAAGGTTCCTTCCCAGGGGCCCGCTGACTCCTGGTGTCTTCCCAGGACTCTCTATTTTCCGAGACCCGCCTTTGGGTGCTCTCACAGTAGAACGGTTACATTTCTCTGGTTTTGCGgggatggcggggtgggggtgggattaGCAAAGCTTCCCAGCCCCCAAATCTGAGTATGAGACTGAACTGTCACCTCCTAGCTCTTTGGTTCAATctgaaagtatctttaaaaatcatcttgtaggggcgcccggtggctcagtcggttaagcgtcctacttggggtcaggtcatgatctcacagttcatgatctcacagttcctgggttcaagccccgcttcgggctctgtgctgacagctcggagcctggagcctgcttcggattgtgtggctccccctctctctgcccctcccatgttcatgctctctcaataataagtaaacgttaaaaaaataataaaataaaatcatcttgtGTCCACATtttaggtgagaaaactgaggcccagtgagtACAAAGTGACGTCTTTGTGACGTCAGAACAGGCACCAGGGCCAGCTGAGTGTTTCACATTTTCTGACACATGACAAACTTTCGTAGAAAGCAGAACTTAATACGATGCGAGAACGCCTCACCATTCCAATGATATCAGTGGTAAATTAAACCTCAGGCCTTGGACTGGAGAGTGGGGGTGGTGCCCGGAATGCTGACACTTCTAGAAAGTGAAAGTCAGCTCTTCAGTCCCTGGAATTTAAacactgggggcagggggtgggggtctgATGCCTTCTGACAATCTGTGCTTTGTTGGAATATCTGGTGAAGAAGCCCTCCTCCGCAGACCGGTCTTCATCGGACCTGAGGGTCCCTTGGATTGGGGCACCTCAGGTGTGTCTTCCAATCCACTTAGTACGGGGGTAAATGTGCCGATTCCTTCCAAAGTTTCCTGCAGCAGGAAAAAGCAGTCCGAGTTAACACACACGCTGGCCTTACTGCCGATCTCAGTGACTCAGAACCCCAAGTTGCGTTCTTTCCAAAACAGGTCGGACTGAGGGCCCTGCTCCGAGACCCCGACCTCGGACCGCCCCGcttgggggcggggccgcggaCGTGCGTCCGGGCGAGTGCGTGCGGCCCCAGTGCGCATGCGCGGGCTCCGGGGCTGGGACGTGGCTATAAGTGGGCGGTGTGGGCGGCCTCCCGGCGTTGCCTGCGGAGGGCTGCGCTTTTGTGCTCCGAGAATCTTCTTGGTTGCGATTCAGCTCTGTCCCGGGGCTGACTTTCTCGACTCCTGCACGACCCGCTGTTACCGCGAGTGGACGGCTCCTGGCCCTTCCTCCTGGAGGTGAGCGACCCTGTGGGCTTCCCCGCCTTCCCGCCCCTATTCCCCGGGCTGCGTGCCCCTCGGGCCGCCTCGGGTTCCTGGCCTGGGGCCGCGCTGCCTGGAGCGGGTGCTccttgctcctcctccactcggGTCCGGGAGTCAGCCGCTCCAGCTGTGTTTTCAGGGATGACCCTGTGTTACATGACGCCCTCCCCATGCTCGCTAGTGCTGGATTAGGTGTCCCAGTCCTGCCCTCCCGAAGAACCCTTCTTGTCACAGCACTTGGCGCGGTGGGTGGGTGGTAACTGCCTGTCTTCTTGTTTAGATTGTCCGCCCGATGAGGACAGGGTTCATGTCTGCCGGACCCCGTGTGGCCGTAGTACCTTGCAGAGCGCCTAACACACTATACTATTCAGGGCGTAGTTGTTAAGTGAACTAGATAGATTTGACtgtcttagaattatttttacttatcaaAAAATTTATGATTAACAGGAACCTGACTGAGATGTGAGGGAGACCTCTAGACAGGTTGCTTTCTCAAGGGCATGTTCTTACAACTCCTCCCTCAGAAACAGACTCGGTTCTGGAAGATTTTTGGTCCCTCTGTGCCCTGAGCTGTGGCACAGGGATTGTGCATTGCACCAGGCGGGAGGAGTAAAAAGGTTTTGCTTTAGAAGAAGtgaaagttgtttgtttgtttttttaaagtttatttaaactttaaagaGAGAGGGCACCTatacatgtgggggaggggcagagagacagggagagaatcccaagcagggtctgtgctgtcggagcccgatgctgggctggaacccacaaaccgtgggatcatgacctgagcctaaatcaagggtgggggggaagcttacccctgagccacccaggtgccctagaagaTGTAAAAGTATTGAGGAGTGCTTTTGAGTTAGCCCAAGAATTAAGTCTAGCTCTGGGGCCATGGAGTTTATAGTGTAAATATGCTGGGAGATTCTGTTGCGGAAGAACATGCGCTGGTCCCTATCTCCCTGTCTTAGCTCCCTAGGAAGACAGAAGTCAGGGCCAGATGCATGCATATCCCAGAAGGCTATAGGTTAACCGCACCTCTCTTTCCTCAGCATCCAGAGGCCTTCCAGAAGTGGAAGAAAGCTTTACTGCTCTACAGAGGAGTGTGGGGTCCTTTCAGCCATGAAGCCTCTGTTGAACCTCTATCTCTTAGGTGTGGTGTTGACCCTGCTCTCCATTTTCGTTAGACTGATGGAGTCCCTGGGAGGCTTACTGGAGAGCCCGTTACCTGGGAGCTCCTGGACCACCAGAAGTCAaccagccagcacagagccccctagAGCCTTCCAGACCATCCATCCAGAGGGGTGTGATAAGACCTCACTCCACCGGCTATAACCTTGGAACACCAGGCAGGGTCCGGGCAGGAACTGCGCAGGCAGGCTCCAAACATCAGTATTATCAGAACTGTTACCAGGCCCTTGAAGGGCCTCTCCGTCTGGATGCTCCTGTCCTGGAAAAAGAGCCTGTCCCATGTGAACGGGTTGCCTATGACTGTGATGGAATGATGTCACTCTTCCCGGGGTCTGCTGTACCCTCTGGTGTCCTTGACAACAGTTCTCTGACATCTCTTAGCTAGGGGCTTGTGCTTCATGTTCAGCCGTTGGGAGATGGTGTCGTTTTCGTCCCTGCTTCCTCAACATCTGCCAAGAGTTCCTTCGGACTTGCGCGTCTTATAGTCAGTCAGTTTGATGTTCAGCCTCTCTTCGGTGAGAGCTTGTCTGTGTGGGAGTGATGTATGGGTTGGTGTATGGGAGGGAGAATGATGAAATAGTGTCCAATTCTCATTGTTTCACATGTTAAATGCCCTTTCTCCAACATACAGCGAACTTGTGAATATCAGTCTGAAGGGGACACTGGGATGACAAAGCCTGCTCAGGACATGGCATTATGGCCACCATGTGGCTTAAATGGATttctaatgaaataaaagttGAGTATATATTTCTACTTTGTGTCATGTTGACCTCTGCCCTTGAGATTAGTGGTAGGGAAGGGTCTTAATTCCTAGATCTGGGGTTTGACATCTTAAAAACTTAGAAGCAGAAAAGTACTTAAAACACTTTGTTTAAAACATAAGGTAAATACACCTGGATTTGGAGGCCAGGGCAGTTGTGTCTGCCTCATATCAACAAGTCTTCTGATCCTGGGCCAAGAATATTCCAGTATTCTCTTGACTCtccatttctaaagaaaaatgatTATTCTAGCACCCTCGCCTTCTGTCTCTGGGAGAAGGAGACTGTCAGTCCAGTAGGCCTTGGTTTTTTCCTTCTGCACTGCTGAAGTAAGGAGGGCTCAACTCTGTTCTCCAAGTCATTTGGTAAAATGCCCACATCTCACAACAGTTGTTTCTGTTCACTCCCAGATCTCTGCAGCGTGGCTTTTACACAGAAATGGAGggctattttttttctacttgtatCCACCACTCGTCCATGTTCAGGTGCATTCACTCCTCTGTCCCTTGTAATATAGATCCATTCACAGTCTCTTGGTTTGTGTTATTTTATGTAAGGTGAGTTTGATTTACTTTTGCCCAAGGGTAAGACTGGAATATGGTCTTCTCTGCTGAACTACTTTTGCTTCCTGGGTTGTTCTGAAGCCTAAGTGCCACTAGCTGAAACTGTAACAGAAACACTAGCTTCTAGTGGTTTGGgcatcacttctttttttattattatttttcaatttaagacagagagagacagagcatgagtggggatggggcagagagagagggagacagaatctgaagcaggctccgggctctgagctgtcagcacagagcccactgtggggctcgaactcatgaaccgtgagatcatgacctgagccgaagccggacactcaaccgactgagccacctgggtgcccctggacATCACTTCTATTTATTGCACGGTGGTGGTCACTTGTGCTATTTACCAAGTATTTCCAGCTTCCCACCTTCTGGGCACATAGCACCATTGGGCTCCCTGATCCTTTGTGGATGGCTGGGGTTATGTGAACTTGTGTTTCAGCAGCATAGTACAATCAAAACTATAGTTGGTTTTTTATCTCTGATTTCAGGCACTTTCATGTGCCAGTAGTTTTCCTAgacatatttcttaaatttgatatattttcttattctcaCATCTCTCCGACTCATTTGGTATGTTTCAAATTTTAAGTGGGAGAGTTGCATTTTAAGTCTCTTCCCCAAGCAGTTTAACTGCAATGGTTTACAGGGTGCCACAACCTTTGAGGTCTTTGCTCTAAGACAGTTGGATCTACTTGGAGGTTTTAGGTTTTAACAACAGATATGATGGTCATACCGCTGTTACAGTCTTTCCTACGAGTAGGGTCACCTGCTGTCCCCACTTGCTTGGCAGAGGGGTTTTCTGGGGTGTAGTACTTATCAGAGCTAAAACTGGGACAGGTATAGGTAAACCTGGTCAAGGCAATTAGATGGGTAAGATGGCCAATCGGTTATTCTACCTGAAAAACATGAGTTCAAAATGGCGTCTGTCATTCCAAACATTTCTCAGCTTTATCTGTTAACCCGTTAGGGATGAGAAGCAGTTGCTTCTGTGAACCCTGCAAGCCGGTTGATTTCTGTAGTCTCTCTACGTCCCTTGTGCTGCTTGCAAACTGGCCAGTTCAGGTCTTGTCTGAGCTAATTCTGTACTTTGTTGATGGTGACCAACAGTATCCAATTCAGGCTGCTAAAATTCTGTTCTCTGACTTTCTCTTACTAGATAGATTAAATAATGTGTGTCTTCTAAGTTACTGTAGACAACAGTTTTACCAGATACTCTTCTACTGTATAACATGAGTTGTCCTCTTTCTTTCAATAAGATCTCTTTGCTGCCCTCCAAGTAAGTTAATGTCACACATActaaggctttttctttttttaacatgcaacattccccccccccccactgccccccgcAACACACACATTCCTGTCTCCTTATCAGTCAAGGACACATTAGATTAGGTTATGCGGCAGCAACAACCCTAAATTCTCAGTAGCTTAAAAGAGAGTACATTTGCCCAAGGCAGTACTCCTAGGAAGCAGAATTGGGGCCTAATCAAGGAATATTCCCTTCCTCGGGGTAAGGGGACTTCACTGCATCTGCTCAGTGGCACGTCATAATCATGAGGCTGCTGTGTTTCCcattctccccctttcccctcagTGCATTCATCTTGTCCCCATTCCAccaatatttactaattttttttttgacatttatttttgagagagagagagacagagcatgagcaggggaggggcagagagagagaaggagacacagaatctgaagcaggctgcaggctctgagcaagctgtcagcacagagcctgaggcggggctcgaacccacaaactgtgagatcatgacctgagccgaagtcggatgctcaaccgactgagccacccaggcgcccctccaccaaTATTTATTAGATGTGTGGAAGCACATGGCTTGTCTTTTTAGTTTATAGATCTCCATCTCAAGCCACATCCAAAACTGGTATAGAAACCATTGTGCATCACCTGGAGATTCTTCAGTTTGGCCTTGATGTTGTGGCTGAAGGGAATTATTGGATTGTCTCCTTCGGGGAGGTATGGTGAATGGATTCCACCTGCAGGAGGGATAGTGAGCTGAATGATTATTCACTAGAAGGTTCAGTAGTGGTACTCATTAATGTTCTCCAAGTATTTCTGCCCTTGCCTTTGAAGCACATGATAGAAGTGTACTCCCTGACACCTTTGTGGTCAGACAGGGCCATGAATTAGTTCTTGCCAATGAGTTGTGAGTAGAAGTGATGTGTGTTAATTCTAAACTGGAACACTTAAGCACTGGTTCAAAAACCTCCAAAACCTTTAACCTTCTTTTTCCCTCCACTACAGTGACTATCAATGCTCCAAATGCAGCTGTTCCATTAATGTAGGTCCTGGAGTGAGGAAGTCATGGAGCAGAGCCCTTTATCTCTGGTTCATCTCTGGTGAACATGTagtataaatgagaaagaaacctCTGTTGTGTTAAGCTACTGCAGCATAACTTGGCCCATCCTGACTGATACATTGCCTTTGGCACCTACTGGGTACCATGCATTGACTAAGATTTCATTACTACCTACTTCAGATAACATGCATAAgaccgcggggggcggggggaacacgTAAACAAACCCATAACCTCTCAAGATTCTGTGATAGAAATACGCGTACAGGATTTGAGTACATAAAGTTATTTACTGGCAGGAGGCAGATATTAAGGGAAAGCTTCTTAGaggatctgaatttttaaaaatgaataggtaCCCAAGTTCAGAGTTTCCCACGAGAGGGAACCATGAGCAAAGGACATGGAAATGAGCTTAAGCACACAGAGCATGTTTAGAAAACTGGTAAGCACAGATTTTAAATCCCAGTTATTAGGTTGAAGTCTTAGCActagtgccatctagtggagtctaaggaagaaggaaacactAAATCCATGCTGTGGAATGCTTTCTGGATGTGAAGGGCTGTGCCTCTACAGCTTATGATAGATATCAGAATATTAAAGGGTGGAAGATATGATCTAGTCTAATATTGTCCAATAAAAATGTAATGCAAGCCACATAggtaattaaaatttgtttagtggttacattaaaaagaaacaggagaagatatatatatatcatttgttacaatatttttttattttagagagaatcttaatcaggctccatgctcagcgcggagcccaacacggggctcgatcccacaggatccgatctgagctgaaatcaagagttggacgctcaaccaattgagccacccaggcgccccaggaaaagaTATTGTAAACacatttaacccaatatattagaaaacattatttcaacatgtaatcaactTAAAAAGTGATCTATGAGatacatattttgcattttattttggtaCTAAGTGTGTATTTATATTGGTATTTTACACTTAGAACATATTTCATTTGGATTAgtcacatttcaggtgctcagtCGTCACACATGGCTAGTGGCCACTACATTGGACAGCATAGATCTTTTCATTTGACTGCAGAGGAAATGGAAGCTAAGTAAGTTAGACAATAGCATTGAATTAATGGGTGGTAATTTCCTAGCATGCAGCTCTTTTTTctacaacatgatttttttttttttaagaactctcCAAAATGCAGTGTAGCAAAATATGTCAACAATGTGCTTTTTCACCCCCAAGGTAATTCTTGTGTGGGCacatgtgagattt from Panthera leo isolate Ple1 chromosome A2, P.leo_Ple1_pat1.1, whole genome shotgun sequence includes:
- the HILPDA gene encoding LOW QUALITY PROTEIN: hypoxia-inducible lipid droplet-associated protein (The sequence of the model RefSeq protein was modified relative to this genomic sequence to represent the inferred CDS: inserted 1 base in 1 codon), coding for MKPLLNLYLLGVVLTLLSIFVRLMESLGGLLESPLPGSSWTTRSQPASTEPPRXLPDHPSRGV